The Mytilus trossulus isolate FHL-02 chromosome 13, PNRI_Mtr1.1.1.hap1, whole genome shotgun sequence genome has a segment encoding these proteins:
- the LOC134694499 gene encoding uncharacterized protein LOC134694499 produces the protein MADRPRREGAGHNYKSLAEYGLPGVGEVEAEVKPKTPSSARRRLEAAQLLDRSFNEEDESDEELTQLRKSFQEAGESLKKQKRENEKQRLRVELKKKQDELEQEKDAQFKQLEKDVKTSTKSAFAVGTQKNLVSQWRAFLLFCFYFDVAPIPVTFKTISCYAQFLSRSFKSTDSIRNYINGVKIMHFYLDLPFPPLDNFEFKLLMAGISRVKQHCPRQARPITPDLLKEMLNFLDLDNCTDIVYWCLFLFAFFLMSRKSNLVPDSVDSFDCKRQLTRGKVFMHERVAIVVFEWTKTIQCGERILKIPLVKIDDSILCPVTAYNRMCRMIPAPEESPAFVIKRNASLKTVTYKQFQYKLKRIISLTGRDPRLYSTHSFRRGGASFAFQARVPSELIQLHGDWASDAYKLYLNFTMQEKISVAESMAKLL, from the exons ATGGCCGATCGCCCTAGAAGAGAGGGAGCGGGACATAACTACAAAAGCTTAGCAGAGTATGGGCTTCCAGGTGTAGGTGAAGTCGAAGCCGAAGTAAAACCCAAAACTCCAAGCAGCGCCCGTAGAAGGTTAGAGGCCGCACAACTGTTAGACAGATCGTTCAACGAGGAAGACGAGAGTGATGAAGAGCTAACACAATTGAGAAAGTCGTTCCAAGAAGCCGGGGAGAGTTTGAAAAAgcaaaaaagagaaaatgagAAACAGCGTCTTCGGGTGGAACTTAAAAAGAAGCAGGATGAGCTAGAGCAGGAGAAAG ATGCTCAGTTTAAACAGTTAGAGAAAGATGTTAAAACGTCTACTAAGTCTGCGTTTGCAGTAGGAACTCAGAAAAATTTAGTTTCACAATGGAGAGCCTTTttgctcttttgtttttattttgatgttgcTCCCATTCCTGTCACTTTTAAAACGATTAGCTGTTATGCGCAATTTTTAAGTCGATCATTCAAATCGACGGATTCCATTAGGAATTATATCAATGGtgtaaaaattatgcatttttatttagatCTTCCATTTCCCCCTTtagataattttgaatttaagttGTTAATGGCGGGAATTTCTAGAGTCAAACAACACTGTCCTAGACAAGCTAGGCCTATTACTCCCGATTTGCTAAAAGAGATGCTTAATTTTTTAGACCTTGATAATTGTACAGATATTGTGTAttggtgtttatttttatttgccttttttctTATGTCTCGTAAGTCTAATTTAGTGCCAGATTCTGTAGATTCTTTTGATTGTAAAAGACAACTTACTAGAGGCAAAGTTTTTATGCATGAAAGAGTAGCTATTGTGGTATTTGAATGGACTAAAACTATACAATGTGGTGAACGAATTTTAAAAATACCGTTGGTCAAAATAGATGATTCTATTTTATGTCCCGTTACTGCATACAATAGAATGTGCCGCATGATTCCTGCTCCTGAAGAATCTCCTGCTTTTGTTATCAAGAGAAATGCTAGTCTTAAAACAGTGACATACAAACAGTTTCAATATAAGCTTAAGCGTATAATTTCATTGACTGGGCGAGATCCTCGCCTTTACTCCACACATTCTTTTAGACGGGGAGGTGCGTCATTTGCCTTTCAGGCTAGAGTTCCTAGTGAACTGATACAGCTGCACGGTGACTGGGCAAGTGATGCTTATAAgctatatttgaattttactaTGCAGGAAAAAATATCTGTTGCAGAGTCAATGGCcaaacttttataa